A window of the Methanoculleus horonobensis genome harbors these coding sequences:
- a CDS encoding CapA family protein — translation MRLRAVGDVLLWIKNGKRPFALVQHELRQKDLLFGNLETVLSESGTERKKRWVNTTPPAAGEYLKEAGFDILSVANNHTLDMGREGFEKTLEGLEGRGIAYVGGGRGDEKPPGRIVERNGLRFGFLAYTTGRFRSPPGVNVAKLKKKSVIEDIRALKEHTDHIVVSLHWGIENTYYPSPEQVRLAHAFIDAGAALILGHHSHTIQGLERYKDGLIAYSLGNFQFDTAIFKEKTNSSMILSVDFDRHGIRDYTTIPCVINSDFQPEVAEGRTREMVAHWTAKCSERVRNGNVTRQWWFEQIGEDYLLYNLESYRYRIRQHGLTPLIECGVWLFTPFCLNCYAGVIRKRLRHAA, via the coding sequence GTGCGGCTGCGAGCGGTCGGAGACGTGCTGCTCTGGATCAAGAACGGCAAGAGACCATTCGCCCTGGTTCAGCACGAACTTCGGCAGAAGGACCTGCTCTTCGGGAATCTGGAGACGGTCCTCTCCGAGAGCGGAACCGAGAGGAAGAAACGCTGGGTCAATACAACACCCCCGGCGGCGGGGGAGTACCTCAAAGAGGCCGGGTTCGACATCCTCAGCGTGGCAAACAACCACACGCTCGATATGGGCCGGGAAGGGTTCGAGAAGACCCTCGAGGGGCTTGAGGGGCGCGGCATCGCCTACGTCGGAGGGGGGAGAGGCGACGAAAAACCCCCGGGGCGGATCGTCGAGCGTAATGGGCTCAGGTTCGGTTTCCTCGCATACACGACCGGAAGGTTCCGGTCGCCGCCGGGAGTCAACGTAGCCAAACTGAAGAAGAAGAGCGTCATCGAGGATATCAGGGCGTTAAAAGAGCACACCGACCATATCGTCGTCTCCCTGCACTGGGGGATCGAGAATACCTACTACCCCTCGCCCGAACAGGTCAGACTTGCTCACGCCTTCATCGATGCAGGGGCGGCCCTGATTCTCGGACACCACTCGCATACCATCCAGGGGCTGGAACGGTATAAAGACGGCCTGATCGCCTATTCGCTCGGGAACTTCCAGTTCGATACCGCGATCTTCAAGGAGAAGACAAACAGTTCCATGATCCTCTCGGTGGATTTCGACCGGCACGGCATCCGGGACTACACGACCATCCCCTGCGTCATCAACAGCGACTTCCAGCCTGAAGTGGCGGAGGGTCGAACCAGGGAGATGGTGGCACACTGGACAGCAAAGTGCTCTGAACGGGTGCGTAACGGGAACGTCACCCGCCAGTGGTGGTTCGAGCAGATCGGCGAGGACTACCTGCTGTACAACCTGGAGAGTTACCGTTACCGGATCCGGCAGCACGGGCTTA
- a CDS encoding glycosyltransferase family 2 protein yields the protein MADARGEQPAGNVWAPSSGHLSGGGNPLMEGVCSSDAALMGGSLGMPGEPAIPGRELSPFAVVAPAYNEALVIGSIVLQAKRHADRVIVVDDGSADRTSETARLAGADVIRLPENGGKAKAMMAGFARARELGYDAVVMLDGDGQHDPAEIPVVAAPVLSGEADLVIGSRFLDTRAEIPAYRRAGQRVLTGFTNLSVDDGGFATTDSQSGFRALSRRALDNLTFASEGYNIESDMIAHFASLNLRVTEVPISVTYDVPHKHKKNPLSHGFGVLARIVGLIGYKRPLLFFGIPGGATALFGIVLEIYTFSELYRINQFHYVIFTLGITALILGLLLTVSGLILNGLLSILRSRTG from the coding sequence GTGGCAGACGCACGCGGGGAGCAGCCTGCAGGGAATGTGTGGGCCCCCTCTTCCGGCCACCTCTCCGGAGGGGGCAACCCGCTCATGGAGGGTGTCTGCTCCTCCGATGCAGCGCTCATGGGGGGATCGCTTGGCATGCCGGGTGAGCCGGCAATCCCCGGGAGAGAACTCTCCCCGTTTGCGGTTGTCGCTCCTGCGTACAACGAGGCCCTCGTCATCGGCTCCATCGTCCTTCAGGCGAAGCGGCACGCCGACCGGGTGATCGTCGTCGACGACGGCTCGGCCGACCGGACCTCCGAGACCGCCCGGCTCGCAGGTGCCGACGTGATCAGGCTTCCGGAGAACGGCGGTAAGGCGAAAGCCATGATGGCCGGGTTCGCCCGGGCCCGGGAGCTCGGCTACGATGCCGTCGTGATGCTCGACGGCGACGGGCAGCACGATCCCGCCGAGATCCCCGTCGTAGCGGCGCCGGTGCTTTCGGGAGAAGCCGATCTGGTCATCGGCTCCCGGTTCCTGGATACCCGGGCCGAGATCCCCGCGTACCGGCGGGCCGGGCAGCGGGTGCTCACCGGGTTCACGAACCTCTCGGTGGACGACGGCGGCTTCGCGACGACAGACTCGCAGTCGGGCTTTCGGGCTCTCTCCCGGCGAGCACTCGATAACCTCACCTTCGCATCGGAGGGGTACAACATCGAGTCCGACATGATCGCTCACTTCGCCTCTCTCAACCTCCGGGTGACCGAGGTTCCGATCTCCGTCACCTACGACGTCCCCCACAAGCACAAAAAGAACCCGCTCTCCCACGGTTTCGGGGTGCTTGCCCGGATCGTGGGGCTGATCGGGTATAAACGGCCGTTGCTCTTTTTTGGCATACCGGGCGGGGCTACTGCGCTCTTCGGGATAGTCCTTGAGATCTACACCTTCTCCGAACTCTACCGGATCAACCAGTTTCATTACGTCATATTCACGTTAGGGATAACCGCACTCATTCTCGGGCTGTTATTGACGGTATCCGGGTTGATCCTGAATGGCCTCCTGTCGATACTGCGGAGCCGCACAGGGTAG
- a CDS encoding glucose-1-phosphate thymidylyltransferase, with translation MKGLILSGGHGVRLRPLTYSQQKQLIPVANKPILFYCIEDIIRAGVDSIGIIVGPNREQVIDEVTSAEWDAEIEFIHQEYPGGLAHAVKISEDFLGRDDFIMYLGDNILMGGINGFVRDFKDSNVEASILLTPVSNPEQFGVALVDWHRKVILELVEKPKNPAANTAVVGIYGFTPKIFDAIEHIGPSWRGELEITDALHWMIKNGYPVRCGMVEGWWKDTGKPEDLLDANRRILDMLNLTNGTLQENGGHIENNGIVKESTLTGRVMIGKNSVIEENTVIKGPVIIGDGCLISGAYLGPYTSIGSGSQIINTEIEDSIVMSGSTIINADRVVESLVGKNVCIVKNTKPPMGRRFVIGDNSSVVL, from the coding sequence ATGAAGGGACTAATCCTTTCGGGGGGTCACGGGGTACGGCTTCGGCCGCTCACCTATTCCCAGCAGAAGCAGTTGATTCCTGTGGCAAACAAACCTATCCTGTTCTATTGCATTGAGGATATCATTCGCGCCGGTGTCGACTCAATCGGCATCATCGTGGGTCCGAACCGGGAACAGGTGATCGATGAGGTCACATCAGCTGAGTGGGATGCGGAGATCGAGTTCATTCACCAGGAGTATCCTGGCGGTCTGGCGCACGCGGTAAAGATCTCAGAAGACTTTCTCGGGCGTGACGACTTCATCATGTACCTCGGTGACAACATCCTGATGGGTGGTATCAACGGATTTGTGAGAGATTTCAAGGACTCGAACGTCGAGGCCAGCATTCTGTTAACCCCGGTCAGCAACCCGGAACAGTTCGGGGTAGCACTGGTCGACTGGCACCGGAAGGTGATCCTGGAGTTGGTTGAGAAACCAAAGAATCCTGCCGCAAATACTGCCGTCGTAGGAATATATGGGTTTACACCGAAGATCTTCGACGCAATCGAGCACATCGGCCCTTCCTGGAGGGGAGAACTCGAGATCACCGATGCCCTCCACTGGATGATTAAAAATGGCTATCCGGTCAGGTGCGGAATGGTCGAAGGGTGGTGGAAAGATACCGGAAAGCCTGAAGACCTCCTTGATGCGAATCGGCGAATCCTCGATATGCTGAACTTAACAAACGGTACGTTACAGGAGAACGGAGGGCATATCGAGAATAACGGGATTGTGAAGGAGAGCACCCTTACGGGCAGGGTGATGATCGGTAAAAACTCGGTCATAGAGGAGAATACCGTTATCAAAGGGCCGGTTATCATCGGTGATGGGTGTTTGATTTCAGGTGCGTACCTCGGACCGTACACAAGCATCGGAAGTGGCTCGCAGATCATCAACACAGAGATAGAAGACTCCATTGTAATGAGCGGATCTACCATCATCAACGCAGATCGGGTCGTGGAGAGTCTGGTCGGAAAGAACGTCTGCATCGTGAAGAACACGAAACCCCCCATGGGACGGAGATTCGTCATCGGCGACAACTCGAGCGTGGTACTATGA
- a CDS encoding dTDP-4-dehydrorhamnose 3,5-epimerase family protein yields MIDGVLAKPLNVIHDERGRLMEILRHDDALFVKFGQVYMTTNYPGVVKAWHYHKIQTDNVCCLKGMIKMAIFDGREDSRTHGEIGEFFIGEYNPMLIAIPPGVYHGWKCISPEESIVVSMPTEPYNRENPDEYRLPPDTPLIPYDWILSPGKKHG; encoded by the coding sequence ATGATCGACGGCGTACTCGCGAAACCTCTCAATGTCATCCACGATGAGCGCGGCAGGCTCATGGAGATCCTTCGGCACGATGACGCTCTATTTGTGAAGTTCGGGCAGGTCTACATGACCACCAACTATCCCGGGGTGGTGAAGGCGTGGCACTATCATAAAATCCAGACGGATAACGTCTGTTGCCTGAAAGGAATGATAAAGATGGCAATCTTCGATGGTAGAGAGGATTCCCGGACGCATGGAGAGATAGGTGAGTTCTTTATCGGTGAATACAACCCGATGCTCATCGCGATCCCCCCGGGAGTTTACCACGGATGGAAGTGCATCTCTCCGGAGGAATCCATCGTCGTGAGCATGCCCACCGAACCCTACAACCGTGAAAATCCCGATGAATATCGACTCCCGCCGGACACCCCTCTCATCCCGTATGATTGGATACTTTCGCCGGGGAAGAAGCATGGATGA
- the rfbB gene encoding dTDP-glucose 4,6-dehydratase, with product MRLLVTGGAGFIGCNFVRMLVERYPADELVVLDKLTYAGRLENLQDLRERITFIHGDICNRDDLRQVGDCDAVINFAAETHVDRSITDAATFVKTDVLGTCTLLDYCLNSDVNRFLQVSTDEVYGSVASGASRETASFNPSSPYSASKAGAELLAKAYHTTYGLPVLITRSSNNFGPYQYPEKLIPVLILQAYQNRSLPIYGDGSNMRDWLFVQDNCEAIDLVLRKGKPGEAYNIGAGNERTNLEIATRILTALQRPPDLVQYVGDRPGHDFRYAVDTNKILEIGWKPSYAFEDALDLTVAWYLENEWWWRPLYGGL from the coding sequence ATGCGGCTGCTGGTGACAGGCGGAGCCGGCTTTATCGGCTGTAATTTCGTTCGGATGCTGGTTGAACGGTATCCGGCCGATGAACTTGTCGTTCTTGACAAGTTGACGTATGCGGGCAGGCTTGAGAACCTCCAGGACCTACGTGAACGGATCACCTTTATTCATGGGGATATCTGTAACCGGGACGACCTTCGGCAGGTTGGGGACTGCGATGCGGTCATCAATTTTGCGGCGGAGACACACGTCGACCGCTCCATCACGGATGCCGCCACGTTCGTGAAGACCGACGTGCTCGGCACCTGCACACTGCTGGACTATTGCCTGAACAGCGACGTTAACCGTTTCCTCCAGGTCAGCACCGATGAGGTCTACGGCAGCGTGGCGAGCGGAGCCTCCCGGGAGACCGCTTCGTTCAATCCCTCCTCCCCTTACTCCGCCAGTAAGGCGGGTGCCGAGCTCCTTGCGAAGGCCTATCATACGACCTATGGGTTGCCGGTGCTGATCACCAGATCCTCCAATAACTTCGGCCCCTACCAGTATCCCGAAAAATTGATCCCCGTGCTCATTCTGCAGGCGTACCAGAACCGGTCTCTGCCTATCTACGGGGATGGGTCAAACATGCGTGACTGGCTGTTCGTGCAGGACAACTGCGAGGCGATCGATCTTGTCCTGCGGAAAGGGAAACCTGGAGAGGCATACAACATCGGGGCGGGCAATGAGCGAACCAACCTTGAGATCGCAACCCGGATCCTGACGGCTTTGCAACGGCCCCCGGATCTGGTTCAGTACGTGGGAGACCGGCCCGGACATGACTTCCGCTACGCCGTTGACACGAACAAGATCCTCGAGATCGGATGGAAACCGTCATATGCCTTTGAGGATGCGCTCGACCTGACGGTGGCGTGGTACCTGGAGAACGAGTGGTGGTGGAGACCGTTATACGGCGGTTTATAG
- a CDS encoding lipid II:glycine glycyltransferase FemX, with protein MISTLSYGLDEVDERAWNQLLSTCKPDIHNIYQTLEWATLLEKVYGYEPGFLLTCNGSKPVAGHLIFRKRVARHLSARESAGGPLSNGSLIYETLQEECDLFLQERRLSVYTRLRPISSPGVDDVFIRKGYVKCPLFTYILRLDKPEEVLWKEIARSARGRVKKAVQNGVCVAEALDWQDWIRFYHLHYKHSRNKGITPKSQQFFEMLYTTLLPRGMVKLFVASLRGHVIGGMLFFIFQGTMTHYISSSSKEDLEHCPSDLIMWHAIQWGAKSGIRYLDLGDTQPDPDSHLYGIHRFKEKWGGELINRSLYVRGKIYVLGYSAVNVSRRSQRVYEFINRHGLL; from the coding sequence TTGATAAGCACACTCAGTTATGGCCTTGACGAAGTGGATGAGAGAGCCTGGAATCAGCTGCTCAGCACCTGCAAACCGGATATTCACAACATCTACCAGACTCTCGAGTGGGCAACACTGCTGGAGAAGGTTTATGGATACGAGCCAGGTTTTTTACTCACGTGTAACGGTTCAAAACCGGTAGCAGGGCATCTCATTTTTAGAAAGAGAGTCGCAAGGCACTTATCCGCACGGGAGTCGGCAGGAGGCCCGCTTTCCAATGGTTCACTGATATATGAGACCCTGCAAGAGGAGTGCGATCTCTTCCTTCAGGAGAGGAGGTTGTCGGTATATACTCGATTAAGGCCGATCTCCTCTCCAGGCGTTGACGACGTATTCATTCGAAAAGGATACGTGAAGTGTCCTCTGTTCACGTATATACTCCGGTTGGATAAACCCGAAGAGGTACTCTGGAAAGAGATCGCCAGGAGTGCACGGGGAAGAGTAAAGAAAGCAGTTCAAAACGGCGTCTGTGTAGCGGAGGCGCTTGATTGGCAGGACTGGATCCGCTTTTACCATCTTCACTACAAGCATAGCCGTAACAAAGGTATAACTCCGAAAAGCCAGCAGTTCTTTGAGATGCTGTATACAACACTGCTACCGAGGGGCATGGTGAAACTCTTCGTCGCGTCCCTGAGGGGGCACGTGATCGGAGGCATGCTTTTTTTCATATTCCAGGGAACGATGACCCACTACATCAGTTCCTCAAGCAAGGAAGATCTGGAGCACTGCCCATCCGATCTGATCATGTGGCATGCAATACAGTGGGGGGCTAAATCAGGTATACGGTATCTGGACTTGGGAGACACGCAACCGGACCCGGACAGCCACCTGTACGGGATACACAGATTTAAAGAGAAATGGGGGGGTGAACTTATTAATAGGAGCCTATACGTTCGAGGTAAGATATATGTACTCGGCTACAGTGCCGTCAATGTAAGCAGGCGAAGCCAGAGAGTTTACGAGTTCATCAATAGGCACGGTCTGCTATAG
- a CDS encoding NAD(P)-dependent oxidoreductase: protein MNDAVRIGVIGTGFIARGLIMALEGRPDMAVSRILTRSKPDDRRDLPQKGALTNSAEDLIEYSDVVVECTGDVLYATDVLDQALKASRPVITMDAEVQVTTGSYLAGLGYITEAEGDQPGCLATLKEEAIQMGFKPLVYGNIKGFLNHTPSVDEMRYWAGKQGISLDKVTSFTDGTKVQIEQALVANGLGAGIAQPGLAGVPADDVSSGGAILAAKAKSLGYPISDFILSPGSPAGVFIVAEHDEKFREYLRYYKMGDGPYYTLLRNYHLCNLEIIKTLKKVQDGGDVLLNNGLHPEVSVAAVAKRSLQPGDRIHRGIGSFDAYGSAVRIQDFPDHIPIGLLSEAVVRRHITPGSLLSFDDVEIPETLALDAWLGCAKPRCAVSRA from the coding sequence ATGAACGACGCAGTTCGCATTGGGGTCATTGGGACCGGGTTTATTGCACGTGGGCTCATCATGGCACTCGAAGGACGACCGGATATGGCGGTATCCCGGATCCTGACACGTTCGAAACCGGACGACAGGCGTGATCTCCCGCAAAAAGGGGCGTTGACAAATTCCGCTGAGGATCTTATCGAGTATTCGGATGTGGTAGTCGAATGTACGGGAGACGTTCTCTATGCAACGGATGTGCTCGATCAGGCCCTGAAGGCGTCCCGCCCCGTCATAACCATGGATGCCGAAGTTCAGGTTACGACCGGTTCATACCTTGCGGGGTTGGGCTATATCACCGAAGCCGAAGGCGATCAGCCGGGTTGCCTTGCGACCCTGAAGGAAGAGGCGATCCAGATGGGGTTCAAGCCCCTGGTGTACGGGAACATCAAAGGATTCCTCAACCATACGCCTTCAGTAGACGAAATGCGGTACTGGGCGGGGAAACAGGGGATCAGCCTTGATAAGGTGACCTCGTTCACGGATGGGACAAAAGTACAGATCGAACAGGCTCTGGTGGCAAACGGCCTGGGGGCGGGGATAGCGCAACCCGGATTGGCCGGAGTTCCTGCCGACGATGTAAGCAGCGGGGGAGCAATTCTGGCAGCGAAGGCGAAAAGCCTTGGTTATCCAATAAGCGACTTTATTCTCTCGCCGGGATCTCCTGCCGGCGTTTTCATCGTGGCCGAACATGATGAGAAGTTCAGGGAGTATCTGCGTTACTACAAGATGGGCGACGGTCCGTACTATACGCTGCTACGGAATTATCATCTCTGTAACCTTGAGATCATCAAGACACTGAAGAAGGTGCAGGATGGCGGGGATGTTCTGCTGAATAACGGGTTACACCCGGAGGTTAGCGTCGCCGCGGTCGCGAAGCGATCCCTCCAGCCCGGGGATCGGATTCATCGAGGCATTGGAAGTTTTGATGCATACGGTAGCGCCGTCAGAATCCAGGACTTTCCGGATCACATCCCGATAGGTCTGCTGTCGGAGGCAGTCGTACGGAGGCATATAACGCCCGGTAGCCTGCTCAGTTTTGATGATGTTGAGATTCCCGAGACCCTTGCACTCGATGCGTGGCTCGGATGCGCGAAGCCGAGATGTGCCGTGTCCCGGGCGTAG
- a CDS encoding glycosyltransferase family 4 protein, with the protein MKILILAMNIKGGMVHYVSQLANALSEENDVVVIAPIGVNRDTFSENVRLTELPLGNIARNFIVNTLIVTRPLNLIRTIRRENPDVIHIQEPHLWWSFFLPYLSKYPLVFTVHDVNPHPGDRRFDQIIGQKHVVDHSNDLIVHGESAKKELLTKYSIPESRCHVIPHGDYSFFSQYKTDATTEKETILFFGRIEDYKGLEYLINAIYIVSDVYPEIKLIIAGQGDLTRYEDKIRENTDLFEIYNEYISDSRVAEFFQRASLVVLPYIEGTQTGIIPIAYAFKKPVIVTDVGSIPEVVEHGKTGLVVRSRDAFALADAIQELLHDEAMRQRMGIEAHKKMQNELSWDVIARKTVDVYACAMSRDNV; encoded by the coding sequence ATGAAGATTCTCATTCTTGCCATGAACATTAAGGGTGGTATGGTTCATTACGTTTCGCAACTTGCCAATGCTTTATCTGAAGAGAATGACGTGGTGGTTATCGCTCCGATTGGCGTGAATCGAGATACTTTTTCAGAGAACGTACGGTTGACAGAGTTGCCCTTAGGAAATATCGCCCGGAATTTTATTGTTAACACCCTCATCGTTACGCGGCCTCTAAATCTTATAAGGACGATCCGTAGAGAAAATCCCGATGTAATCCACATTCAAGAGCCGCACTTGTGGTGGTCTTTCTTTCTTCCGTACCTTTCGAAATATCCGCTGGTATTCACCGTTCACGATGTGAATCCACATCCCGGAGATAGAAGATTCGACCAGATCATCGGACAGAAGCATGTTGTTGACCATTCCAATGATCTCATCGTTCATGGCGAATCTGCAAAAAAAGAATTGCTGACGAAGTATTCAATTCCTGAAAGCCGATGCCACGTTATTCCTCATGGTGATTACTCCTTTTTTTCACAGTATAAGACCGATGCGACGACCGAAAAAGAGACTATTTTATTTTTCGGCCGCATCGAGGACTATAAAGGGCTGGAATACCTGATAAATGCAATATATATTGTTTCTGATGTGTATCCTGAGATCAAACTGATCATCGCCGGGCAGGGAGACCTCACCCGGTATGAAGACAAAATTCGTGAGAATACCGATCTATTTGAGATATACAATGAATATATCAGCGATTCCAGGGTCGCGGAATTTTTCCAACGGGCATCTCTGGTTGTTCTCCCTTACATCGAAGGAACTCAAACCGGGATCATTCCGATCGCCTATGCGTTTAAAAAGCCGGTGATCGTGACGGATGTTGGAAGTATCCCTGAGGTCGTTGAACATGGAAAGACGGGCCTTGTTGTCCGCTCAAGAGATGCTTTCGCGCTTGCAGATGCCATTCAAGAATTGCTGCACGACGAAGCGATGCGACAGCGGATGGGCATTGAAGCTCATAAGAAGATGCAAAACGAACTTTCATGGGACGTTATTGCCCGGAAAACAGTTGATGTGTATGCGTGCGCAATGAGTCGGGATAACGTTTGA
- a CDS encoding lipopolysaccharide biosynthesis protein codes for MGSAINNIQDLSKHIPRSLLLQVTNIVVSLGIGIWLTPFLIHTLGVAAYGLVPLAISLTAFMAVFMQSFGQSVARFLMIEIQKDDYRTANRVFNTAVFGNSAILLLLTPVILLLILNAPTIFNVPEGQSFEFMLLFLGILGSFTIDAWAGSFNVSMFVRNRLDIWGAIQSLQRILQVVFIIALFSIAVPSISQVGISYAISSALILGIIVLVWRRLTPQLSVCLRDFDKSRYRSIGGMTSWMIVNQVGTLLFLNVDLILVNILFGSIATTEYSVALQLSIVFRTIATTLYALLMPLTLAYYANNMHDEIVRLSRTSIKLFTLGFALPIGLLCGFAPEVLTIWVGNELAPVAPLLVILTIHLVVNLAFLPLTNINIAFNKVRIPGLATLGLGALTVPLAIFFSQMGWGFYGVALAGVITFTLRSSFFLPWYAARIILVSPYTFLRQIIPGIISAAILIAAILGVKQYILIVNWGSLILVSGIVGILYSATIWFVGLTGVERELILQFVPLPIRQIVATMSMRL; via the coding sequence TTGGGGAGTGCAATAAATAACATACAAGATTTAAGCAAACATATTCCTAGAAGCCTGCTGCTGCAGGTCACAAACATTGTTGTAAGTCTCGGCATCGGAATCTGGCTGACCCCATTCCTGATACACACGCTAGGAGTTGCTGCATATGGTCTTGTTCCTCTTGCAATCTCCTTAACTGCCTTCATGGCAGTCTTCATGCAGTCCTTCGGCCAGTCTGTTGCACGATTCTTAATGATCGAGATTCAGAAAGACGATTACAGAACAGCAAACCGGGTATTCAACACTGCCGTGTTCGGAAACTCTGCTATCCTTCTGTTATTGACTCCCGTCATTCTCTTACTGATCCTCAATGCACCGACAATTTTCAATGTACCTGAAGGCCAATCCTTCGAGTTTATGCTCCTCTTTCTAGGGATATTGGGCTCTTTTACAATTGACGCATGGGCAGGCAGTTTTAATGTATCCATGTTTGTGCGGAACCGCCTGGACATCTGGGGTGCCATCCAGAGTTTGCAACGAATCTTACAGGTCGTATTCATCATCGCCCTTTTTTCGATAGCCGTTCCATCTATCAGTCAAGTAGGAATCTCCTATGCGATATCATCCGCACTGATACTGGGAATTATTGTTCTCGTCTGGAGGAGATTGACACCTCAACTGAGCGTGTGTCTGCGAGATTTCGATAAAAGCCGTTACCGAAGCATCGGGGGTATGACGTCGTGGATGATCGTCAATCAGGTAGGTACACTGCTGTTCCTTAACGTTGATCTCATCCTTGTCAACATCCTGTTCGGCAGCATCGCCACCACAGAATACTCGGTCGCGCTTCAGTTGAGCATCGTATTTCGCACCATAGCAACAACGCTGTATGCACTATTGATGCCGCTCACACTTGCGTATTATGCCAACAACATGCACGACGAGATCGTTCGCCTCTCCCGTACATCGATTAAGTTATTCACTCTGGGATTTGCATTGCCGATAGGACTCCTTTGTGGTTTCGCACCGGAGGTACTCACTATCTGGGTCGGTAATGAATTGGCTCCGGTTGCTCCCCTGCTCGTAATTCTCACAATTCACCTCGTCGTTAATTTAGCGTTCCTTCCCCTGACAAACATCAATATAGCATTCAACAAGGTGCGCATACCGGGCCTTGCCACCCTGGGGCTGGGTGCCCTTACCGTCCCTCTGGCAATATTCTTCTCACAGATGGGCTGGGGTTTCTACGGCGTTGCCCTCGCGGGTGTCATCACATTCACACTGAGAAGTTCATTTTTCCTGCCGTGGTATGCTGCAAGAATCATTCTCGTCTCCCCATACACATTCCTACGCCAGATTATTCCGGGGATTATATCGGCCGCAATATTGATCGCCGCAATATTAGGGGTCAAACAATATATTCTCATTGTGAACTGGGGATCGCTTATTCTCGTCTCCGGCATAGTGGGTATACTATATTCGGCAACCATCTGGTTTGTGGGATTGACCGGGGTAGAACGTGAACTGATTCTTCAGTTTGTCCCCCTTCCCATCCGCCAGATCGTTGCAACCATGTCCATGCGATTGTGA
- a CDS encoding glycosyltransferase family 2 protein — translation MRAGCNTPIISIIIVNWKGWRDTLECLESLYQIEYPTYHVIVVDNGSGDESIPRIREYCKGAITVESPFVRYSPDNKPIRISEYSASSEKDLPNAWEKHEESVPDRMLTLIINERNSGFAEGNNLGICFARKVQKPDYILLLNNDVVVDRMFLAELVSGGEADDRIGFVGPKIYHYSDRNILQYTGGGVIKFGKGVASPAGWGEEDVGQFDCDSDVDYIAGVCILCKQSVIDAVGLMSPDYFLYWEEIDWCRRGNLAGFTSRYTHRSVIRHKGGASNSGSGSIYYYTRNRFLFMKKYANPLQYLSFLLYFFMFWFWFQSSIYLLYHRNMQALSAFIKATVDGCLVHK, via the coding sequence ATGAGGGCTGGCTGTAATACACCAATCATATCGATTATTATTGTCAACTGGAAAGGATGGAGAGATACTCTGGAATGTCTGGAATCCCTCTACCAGATAGAGTATCCGACCTATCACGTCATCGTCGTAGACAACGGATCCGGTGATGAGTCGATCCCACGGATTCGGGAGTACTGCAAAGGAGCGATCACCGTAGAATCACCGTTTGTCCGATACTCGCCCGATAACAAACCAATACGGATATCCGAATATTCTGCCTCCAGCGAGAAGGATCTGCCGAATGCATGGGAGAAGCATGAGGAGAGCGTCCCGGATCGAATGCTCACGCTCATTATCAACGAACGGAATAGCGGATTTGCCGAAGGAAACAATCTCGGGATATGTTTTGCCCGGAAGGTGCAGAAGCCCGACTATATTCTGCTCCTGAACAATGACGTCGTCGTAGATCGAATGTTTCTTGCCGAACTCGTCTCGGGGGGGGAGGCAGATGACAGAATAGGATTTGTCGGTCCGAAGATCTACCACTACTCCGACAGAAACATTCTGCAGTACACCGGCGGCGGCGTCATCAAATTCGGTAAGGGCGTGGCCTCGCCGGCAGGATGGGGAGAAGAAGATGTCGGTCAATTCGATTGCGATTCCGATGTGGATTACATCGCTGGCGTCTGCATACTCTGTAAACAGTCCGTCATAGATGCGGTCGGGCTGATGAGCCCGGATTACTTCCTGTACTGGGAAGAGATCGACTGGTGCCGGCGTGGAAATCTTGCAGGATTCACCTCACGGTATACCCATCGATCCGTCATCAGGCATAAGGGCGGAGCATCCAATAGCGGCAGCGGATCCATCTATTACTATACGCGGAACCGGTTTTTATTCATGAAGAAGTATGCAAATCCTCTTCAATATCTCTCCTTTCTCCTCTACTTCTTCATGTTCTGGTTCTGGTTCCAGAGCAGCATATATCTCCTGTATCACAGGAACATGCAGGCCCTCTCTGCATTTATCAAGGCAACAGTGGATGGGTGCCTCGTCCACAAATAG